The Hippoglossus stenolepis isolate QCI-W04-F060 chromosome 1, HSTE1.2, whole genome shotgun sequence DNA segment GCATGTATCTGCGAGTGTATATGCGTGTGAAAAAATGGGGGTTGGGATGCAAATGAAGTGTGTGCACGTATGTCAGCGAGCTCGCCTCGCTGGATGCGCTTTCATTATGCTGCAGTGTCGGAGAGTTCACATGAAAGCAACAGAATCGATGAAGATGTTTTCGTGGTGCGCACATTGGTTGAATCCCAAAAGTCTTGAGAAAATGTGGAATTGTATAAATagagattatttatttttttcagaggCTTTTGTTGCTattatgtgttttgtgtataaCCAGATGAGGAAATGTTCTGAGAGGCCTGGATACATGTTGCgtcttaaaaatgttaaaaattcATATCTTCTTGTGGTTTGCTATGACAGTAGATGCTGTTTCTATGGAGATAAAGCACTCCTGCTGGAAGAAATGTATGTGTAGAGATTTTCACTTAATATAGTGATATGAGATTATTAGTTCCATCAATTGAAAAGCAGGTTATGTATGAAATCAGTTTCTCAACAAGAGGCGATGCCACCGTGGTGCACAGTCATAGCAGCGTCTCTCTGTAGACAcacttgtgttttgtctatGCTTCACTGTGTTCAGGAAATTGCAGCGCGTTTCCATAGACAGAGACAGTCTCCTGTATTGTGTAACTTCATAGTGTGGTGTGGCTTTTCATTCATGTGTTCCACACCTTTTCATGCAACTGCAAACATAATAACTAGTTATTATTAACAGTTTCAATCTGTCATTCCAGTTCTTGGAATTGTGTTCCTTCATTGTCGTATACCAACCATCAATCCTAAGCCTTTTCTCAAACAATGATGCCAAAGTTTTGCTCCATCAAATCAGATTCATTTGAATTAGGTTGATTAAAAATTAGAATCACTTAAGGTATATGTAATTTTCTATCTATCATCATAGTAGATATCCCTGTTTACTGTATGGGGATAgaatacattttgtatataaTAAATTAAGGACTTTTTCATGGATAAACCAGATGGTAATGACTTGTTTTGCTAATCCAGCAAACTAAACATCACACTGAGGCAAAAATGATATTAACACTTCAAACAATATACTTAACACACCCAAATTATTAATGGGGGTATATGCATAATATAAGCGGGACTGCAAAATATCTGTTGATGGCATGAGGTAAATGCAccatgtgtatatacatataatgGCAACAGTTATACTATGTATCGTGCTCTTCTAGTCTTACCGACCACTAAAAGCGTTTTACAGTTCAAGTCATtcacccgttcacacacacttattcaTACAGCGCCTCCACACACAGCTCTTTTTCTATCACAGACCATTCAGACACTGTGGCCCAAGGATACTTTGGCGTGTGTACTTGAGGAGCCGTGGAGCGACCCACTGCCTTTCTGACCCGCTCCACTTCCTGATCCACAGTCTGTATTGTATCTCACACTTACCGTTGCGGGCTGAgatttttctatatatttttatgtagGTTGAGTATTCACAGACCTCCGACCCTAGTCACCTGTCCTACCTGGGGTTACCTGACTGGCATCACTTTTCTTCTCCCGTCAGAATAGTCCACTTACGCTATCtattgtctttctttctccaggGCCATTCCACACTTCAGGCATCACAGGAATACAGCACACTATTAACATGGACGGCAGGGACGAATTCACCGAAGACAGTGAATGCTGCAGCAACAACTCCCGGGAAGTCCAAGGGCAGGATAGCATCACAGGTACAGGATGGAGGGACGGGACGGGGACGGGGATGGGGACGGGCTGGCTGGACTCTGTAGGAACATCCTCGGACTGAGGGGTGTTAGTGAGAGTAAGCCCTGCTCTGTGTTCTGTTGTCCGTCTGTATTGATAGGGATGTGTTTGCCTCCATAGAAGACAGCGATAGTGACCTTGACAACCACGGGGAAGACTCGTCCTCCAACACCTCCGCTGACGACCACATGTCCACCAACAGAACACCGTGCCGCCTACAAGGAGCAGGAGTCAAAGAGGTGAGCGGGCTGGTGTCCACGTCAAACAACAGAAATCAGGCCAGACTAGTAATGACATACACAGTAATTTTcatatgtattatttatatattggcCTTTTTGGGCTCTATAAGACTGTGGCAGCGAAAGAGAGGAAGCggggtgagaggaggggaaTGACAATCAGAAAAGGGCCCTTGAGGATTATTTATGCTCTACGTTAGATAAGAGCCTTCTGTCTGTACTCTGTTCAAATTCCGTCCATATTTGTGCACGTCCTCTAAGAGTCTGCTGACATGGATGGAAACGACGAAACTTCAATGGTGACGGAACTTTTTGAGGGAAGACTTTGTGAGTTTGTAAGAAACTACAGACATCTACTGTGTGTGATGGTTCTTCACCCGGGCACAGGGACGAACAGCCATGTATGCCTCTTCTTTAGGaggtacattatcacaacctcctccaccgtcgACGTGTATGTTGTTGTCAGGAAGTCTTGACTTTGGCGCAgtggaagtatgtgggcagATCGTTTTGAAACCGACTCTTTTAGTATGTAAAGGTCGCATAAATGAACCTTTACTGCTCAAGGCTTATGTGCCCGAACCGTTTGCCATTGCCCCCCCTACACTTTTTAACGTGATCTTATTGTACTCCTTTGTTTCAGTGTATGCCACTGTAGTATTTGCTGCAGTTTTAACAGGTTTAATCTTAGTTACAGATCCACTTGCGTCGGGTTTCTTATCTAATGTGTTGCACGTGTGAGAAAAGTAGCAGATAATTTGAACTGTGAGGTCAACTCAACAGAAGGTATTGTTATCTGTCATGTGACATTTCCTTCTCATCTGCTAAAACCTTACTATACTAACTGGATTTCAACTACAGCAcccatttgaatgtgtttttgacaACTTTTGTCAACTCAAATTTACCACCAGAAAATAAAAGTTCCAAGCACTCAGAAGTCCTTGATATAGACTTGAATAGAACACCCCCTGGCAGAGGTGAATATGTTTTCTGCTCAGACCttctgtttgaaaatgttctatATTTCATCTCGTGTGTGAGTCACAGATGTGACAGCAAACCGCATCATCGTGACACTCGTAGTGAGTCACTGGGGCTTGTGAGGATGTAGCTCATTCATACACTCAACACATCACCATGCAGGATTTGCAGAAATGCTTCAGATGGAAAGAAGTGAGGCGAATAGTGACAGAAACGCCCGCGTCAAATCACACGATGCAAACGCTTATCTCCTACAAATGAGGGAAAAACGATTCTATAATGGATcaacttttacttttcagaAATTGTtgtgaaataatataaacatgGAGATGATAACGTTGCTTTGGAGGGAAATGGATGTTGCAGAAATGTTGCGAACACTTGCATGCATTATTGGATTTTCTCCTGAAGAGTGTTTTTAATGGTGCTTGGTTTTCTACAGGAGAGTGAGGACGGGACAGACCACATCAGCACCTTTGTTTGTCCTCTCTGCCCGCTGGATTTCAGCAGCCCTGAGAAACTCATCTCCCATGTCTACCAGGTGAGGACAACCTCGTCTCATCTGTCCTGATCTAGTACAGAACTGCAGTGGGTTTCTACCAAGGTAGCAGTCGCTTATCGCGTTTAAAAGCCCTTAAGTAGCTGTCAGCATCAGTACTTCAGTGAAGTGCCGGTTTAGGGAGAAGGCGTTGACTCGTATGATCCAATCTAGTGCTTCTCCTGTCATGTTAACTGTAGAGCAGCCTTGCAGTTTGCAGTGTAAGGGCTTAATTAAACAGTAACATCACAGTAAACCAATCCTAAGTTGATTACAGATCAAgttatttaaacaaattacaATAAGTGCTAAATATTTTTAAGGTTCTTATATTGTAAACTTTTACTAATTCTCTCTTTTAAAATGCTGCAGTTGCAAATTGATCTCTTCTTCCAAGCtcgtttttctttctgtttccagtCATCTTCACTTTTCAACACTAACTATGTGTCTTCACCAATGTCACTTCATATGCACTTgcttattttataatttttaatttgatacaTTGTTATTAGTGATAAAACAATCAAGACCAGTTCTTGGCACTCATTTGAACGTTATTTGTAATATGCGAAACGTCCTGTCATGTGATTTATATGCACAGAAACAGGGTCAGCATTCAATTTTGTAATTCCACGTTTGTGTTTAACATTTCTCGTATACATATAGTCTGGCATTATTATTCCATTTGGCAGTAAAGACAAAAGATGTAATGTTCATCAGATGCTTTCGTTTTCTTTTGATGAAAACCTAATTTGCTTAAAACATCTACAGTACAGTGCATTAgaatgtcttttttctttcaatcattgatcatctatatttaaaaacatgttactCCTCAGTATTTCACAGCCATATTTCCATTGTTATCTTCTCCATCATGGTTGGTAATGCACACAAGCTGAAAAGTATTTGATTAAACAACAGTATATATAGAATGATTTTTGATTCAGATTGGTTTCTGTTTTACGTTTTGAGAAGTGACCGTTTTTTGTCGTGtactttaaatgtgtctttcttttttcccctctcttgTTTTGCTGTCTCTAACAGCACACGGCCATGATGAGCAACACCAAGAGCTATGTGTGCCCAGTGTGTGGGCGAGCCCTGAGTTCGCCTGGCTCACTTGGACGGCATCTTCTCATCCATTCCGAGGACCGCCTCTCCAACTGCGCTGTCTGCGGCGCACGCTTCACAGACATTGACAACTTTAACAGGTTCGGCTCTGTCTTTTCCTGATGCCCctgaagtttctgtgttttctgcaaaATAATCGCATGTTATCAATAATTAACCAGTTGAGTTAAAAATGTTAAGTCAGCTGCTTCCACAATTTTCaggtaaataataaatcaatatgaataatttaaaatacacCACCTCTGTTTTGTTACGGATCCTTTTTTCACttgtaactttatttaacattatctAAGTGTTCAGTAACATACAACAGATCCTTTTATCAGCatataaaaatgcagcagatattcaaaatgattttgGCAGGAATGCTGACAATGTTTCTTCAATAATACACTGAACTACAATGGAGGAGTTATTATAATAGGAGTGTGATATTAGGCCGTATGCAGAACATGACTGATGAATATATTAGAACAGGAATGACTGGTTTTAATGGAAATAAACGTGCATGTTGCTTAGCAACTACCATTACCTACTACCCAACTACTATGTCaaattcaaacagcacagacaAGGTcagaacacacagcacagtaGTAGAGGGAGAGAACATTCATGAGCTTTCATTGGTCGGAGATATGGTTGTTAAGatgtataaagtaaatataaactgAGCACAGATCTATAGAAAATACATAGTTAAATGTGGAATAGCTATTTCAGTTTGTCATTGTTATGGCTGTAATAAACTATGAATAACTTTTACAGCATGTAACATAAAGGTTTTGTTAGGGTTGTAATCTGTCAGCTCTCAGGCCATTACCAGTGAACTAAACTCTTCTTCACGAGACACAGTGTGTGATTTATCTCTGAAACAATTATTTCAGGAACTGAGTCAGATGAAATGAGTCATCGTTTCCCATTAGAACAAAACGGTTTAACGTCATGTCAATCATAGATAAAGCCTTAACCAGCTAACTAACTATGTGACTAACAAGAACGCAAGGCAGGcaactaaatgtttaaatatttcaaacgATACTTCATATAAAATGATTGTAACCTCGGTTACAGTTGagtaaatactttttataggcaCGAATTCATCGATTTTATTATAAGCGATATGATTTGTAAGATAAAGAAAGTAGGAGGTGACTGTGTCTTGAGACTTAAAAAGGAATTTAAGACTAAACCCATAATAATGACTTTTTAGCAGTTCAATTTAgttcagtttaaaaaagaacCTGGAGTCGAAACCTTGAGTCAGGAAGCTATTGCTTCTAAGAACGACTCCAGGTTGTTCTTTTGCTTTTCCCAAGCTGATTAATGTTGTATCCTATCACAGGGAGAAGCTTAAAGACGTCCTCGAAACAAACAGGATGGATGTCAGTGGTGGAAGAGACTGCTCCATGTCCCCGTCCCTCTCCAGCAGCCCCATGGACAGCCCAGGCTCCGGCACTCGCTCCTGCCATGGACCAGGCCCCAGCCCGAGTTCATGTCAGGGTCCGCGCCCGTGTCAAGCACCTGACCCGAACCCCAACTTATGTCAAGCCCATCGCACCTGCCAGGGACAAGGACACATCTCGAGCCAGTGTCAAGGCCCCAGGTCATGTCACGGCCTGGGCTCTGGGTCGTGCTCGGGCCCAGGACAGTGCACAGGCTCTGACCAAGGACCTGCCTTTCCCTCGCTGCCCGACAGTCTCCTCTCTGAAGGGCCGTCACTCGCATCTATCCCTGATGCGCTtaactcctcttcctcaggccTTCCTCCTATCCCCGACATAATGAGCCCCATGCCGGTGTATCCTGCAGGGGTGCTGCTGGTGTGCAACAGCTGCGTTGCCTACCAGCAGTTGGTGGAGGCCCAGTCGCCGATGCGGAAATGGGCTCTGCGCAGGAAGAACGAACCCGTTGAGGCTCGCGAGCAGCGTCTGGAGCGCGAGCGCACGGCAAAGAAGAACAAGCGGGCGTGTGAGACGGAcgaggagaaggagatgaggaggctGCGGGACCGCGAGGCCAAGCGCATGCAGAGGATGCAGGAGAGTGAGGATCAGAGGTCACGCAGGCTGCAGAGGGACAGGGAGGCCATGCGTTTAAAGAGGGCCAACGAGACGCCGGACAAGAGGCAGGCTAGGCTGATCCGTGAGAGGGAGGCCAAGAGGATCAAGCGACGACTGGAGAAGATCGACCCTGCTCTGAGGACACAGATAGAGCATGATCCCGCCGCCATGGCCGCGCTCACAGCTGACATGAGTCTCTTTCAGTTCCCCTGTCCTATGCCGGTCCCTTCCATTGATAACGGCCTGTTCATGAAGCTGCCCTGATCGCACCAGGCCTCTGGGGGAAGGGTTTTATGACAAACTGGCTTCTGAACAGCATCATTAACCTCTGCACTCCACCAACATGCTGTCGTGGTCACAGCAAAAACCATTCCTCGCTGGTTTACTCCCAGCGTCTTCTGTGTCGAACAGATTCACAAACTGTTTGTtgaatacagtaaaaaaaacgaCATCAGTTTCTAATTTATTACAGTGGAGAAAACCTTGGAAACAGGGTTGAGAATGTTTCATATTGTATGGATGATGACGTAAAAGCATGTTGTAAAgagatttatcttttttctgtGGACTCTCAGATTTAACACAGTTCATTCTAGTAGGAGCAGTTGTACTTCCTTTGAgggaaaatttaaaaaaaagtcttttgCACATGGACCTTCAGTAAAGGGAGCGGGGACTCTGTAGCCccagccccctcctctctggTCCACTCCGCCAGCCCAGTGACTCGGGTTTACTGGTAGCTACACCTCTCTCTTCAAGCTGCCACCGAGGGTCCCTGGGAAGTTCACATTCAGTCAAACTACTACCTCAGCCGGCGCCGTGGTGGCGCCCTTTGTCCTGTGGCTTACTGCGCTCCCACTCCAAGCTTCCAAAGCTCTACATGtactgttcactactacagagGACGGGTTGTTTTCCCCCAGTTTTTGTTTGCATGTATCATTCAGGCACTTTAATaggacacaaacattcataggGACGAGCAACTGAACTGGTAAAAACACACCAGTACTACACACATTTCTTAGGGTTGATGATAATGATTAACAGACACACTCTGAATGTTTTGTCCTATTGAACTCGCCCAGTGTCGAGCAACATTCCCCCTCATCTCCTGAGTTGTACATTTGCTTCTTTACATTCTCTTTgccaatatttgtttttatttacgcTGTAAAACGTTTCGCTAGTGTCATAAATAATTTTGACTTTCTGTTACAGAGCATTTCTCTGGCTCTCAGAAACCGCTGCTGTTCTTGTACTGTACAATACATTAGTTACCTCTTGTGTATTTTGGGCTCATCACTCACATTAAGGAGTATTGTGCTTAAATGTTCTGTTAAAGTGGAACAGCACCTGATTACGTTACCCATTACTTGAACTCTGCCCATAAAGATGCATTTGTTTTCCTGATGATGGATAAATTACGATATGAAAGTGGGTTATTACTCTGCCGAGGATGATGCAACCACTGCAGTACCTTCAAAATGTCTGAACAGTACCACTTTCttatattttctctgtctgcagaAACACATCTGTTGAATCACGACAGGTGGGAATTATTTTAActtcacgttcagatttttttttttttatttccccatcTGCTACCGCGCACTGAGGCTAAACTCAAGTCCGTTCTGGGAGAGAGATTTTATTCATCGGTATTCATTAACCTCATTCCAGCACATATTTATGCAATATGAtgtgaatatatttttcttgTGAAAATATTTGGGTTACTTTGTTTCCGTCAAGTGGTGTAAAATTCTTTTCATGAATGTGTTGAATTAGAGGCCATGTTTGGATGATCCCGTGTTTTAATATCCTGCCTGTAAAGTTACCTCCAGCTTTTCTTGACTTCACCTCACCAGATGCAAACGTTCATAGCGTCGGATATGAACGTTTCTGAAACACTCTTCTACAATTATCAGAGACGGGGGACGAGTGCTGGTCCCGTTTGAGTCACTCCTAGATGAGAGTCCCTCTACCTGGCTGCTTGTTACAGAAAACCTAACgaataatgaagaaaacaaattgggattttttctttctgtctcatcCTCAGAGACTCTTCTAGGAGTGCATCAAACCTCTATGCAACAGATGTGTTATTTATTCCAAGGGAAGTTAATTCACTTTTCACTGAAACTATGCAGAATGCGACTTTAATTTAAACAGACTTCAATGTTAAAGAGTTTAGCTTCTCAGGCAATTTAACTCAGTGAGAGGGTTCAGAGCCTCGATGCAACACCCTGGTCCATAAGAATCATTTAAAGGTCGATCATACGATGTGACGGAGACGGGCTTTGGAGACAGTCGGCctcctgaaatgtgttttctctctgaggtTCAGCACATGAAAGCAACAGGGTCTCACTGCCATCCTGCTCATGACATTTAGAGGGTAGATCAGTGTTCTCGACAGGCGTCACTTGTCTCTCCTCTCAGACTGAATTCTGGGTATTCTCAGAGGTTGCTCTTGGAAACTGCTGTGATCCCTTTTgtcccacagcagcagaataacGGGACAGGAAACTTCAGCGTCTGAAATACTCATGCTAAGGAAAGTACGAGGAACCCGGGAGTGACGTTGGTCTTTTACAAGCAGTACGCTCAGTCTGGATTAAATAAGCACTGCATGTCGTGAATCTGCACTTGTCCTAGAATGGTTCGATATGAGCTTGTGTTCTACTGTTAGTTTATGCCTGCCTGTTTTTTACAGTTAAGTCAAAAGAACAATGTTGTTGATGACGTTGGCCTTTCTATATTAATTCTATCAGGATTTTCTCTCGATGTCCATGTTTACAGAACAAATCTCGCTGAACAAGGCCAAATGAATGAGCTAAACTGCAAATGAGAACATTCACGCTCGCTGTGATATCAATGCATTCTGACTGGATGGGCCTCTGGGGGCGCCATCCTCTGTTACTGGATTAACAGATGTACAGACCCCGATGAAACATGGTGAAGAATGTGGAAATAAACATCAACTTTACTATAACGACAGTGTCCAGTGtagttttcctcctctgtgcccTTTGTTTTACACAAACCACTGTTTTATTGACTCAGTGTCACACAAACAATTCTCAAACACTGACAGGTCTTCTCTCAAAACTGCAAGTGTGGGTGGAGTTTCAATTtgatttttctgttatttataattttaaatcaatacaGAAACAGGCAAATAACAGCCATGTAATTTGTATGTATAAGCAACTATATGTAATAGTGAATTGAAATCAGTATTGAATTCCTTCAGTATTAAAATTCAATGCCACAAAATGTATGCCATTTTATTCTATgagaattcattttaaattcaataagaATTAAGTCTTGGCTCTATTTTATTACACATTCAGTAATAACTATTATACAGCGATTATAGGTTTCTATatgaaaaaatgtcaaaaaacaaattaGTTTACATGTACATTTTTTCCAATTAAAGTTATCAATTGTGCTAAATTAACTTGAATATATAAACTTAATTTGTTTGTGTTACagatttaagtatttttaagtTGGTGCAACATTGTTCTTTTCAGTGCGAGTAGACTCAGTATTTGGTTTCAGTATCAGTAACTTATAAAAAGTAGGTTAATTAGCTCCTCTTTAATCAGCCCCAGCATCAAAACAAATCGTTCACTTTGCTTCTGAGCTTGTTCATAAACAAACTAATGCAGTTATTGCTACTTTCATTTTAGTAAAACATCAATACTTCCTCCACCTCTAAAACAAATAAGAACATACATTTGACTAAAGAAACACAGCACACCATTTGGATaatagtttatatttatatttgtatatatatatatattatattgtgtttactTAACAAACATGATATATGCAATGTCTCCAAGTTAGCtgtaacaataaaaatacaatatcttTGTGTCCTTACATAGaattaaaacagcaaaacaaaagaaccAAAAACCGCCCTAAGTAGTTCACAGAGAGGtacaaatatacagtacaaatctattttattcaaaaagggtacaaataaaaatgcaacaaaatagAGATATTAATGCTTTGTTAAAGTCAGGTAGGTGTAGGGTATTCTAAGGGAGCACTTTGGGTCGACAACTCTAAGGCTTCTGATAAAGATCAATACATATTGGTACGGCCATACGATATTAAAACTCACTATACAAAGTTCATACAACCTGGATTATACTTGAGGATTGAATGTTACACGTACATCATTGCATATATTTTGCAGATTTAggcatttagaaaaaaaaaaaaaggatgctgttttttttgtttgtttcgttTTTCAATAGTTACACATCACATAAAAAGCAGTGTCACTTTGTGCCAAAAAAAGTACAATgtcaaatctgaaaatacagaCTTCTTTAAAACTTTTAACCGTTCGATTCTCCTGATTTGAAATTCGACATCAGAAACAACATAACCGTCCTAAATTCACCTTTTTTGCAGTTCAAATACTGGGTCAAACGTCACGACAACATTAGAAAACCATCACATTACCAACAAGTGAACGCTACATATCGGATTTATGCAGCCGGCCTGTCTCTGAATTAAAACCCAACCCTCTGCTGTCCAGTGACTGTCGGACAAAACACATGACACCAAACACAATCCATTAATTCCAGggataaaattaaaataaaaaaaaactacagagctTGTgcaacaacaattaaaaataactaatgtgtgtgtgtgtggaattaaTGGACTGCCCTCTGTTGCCGACGGTTTCGGCATCGTCTTGTAAAAAGTGCAAAGAAGAGCTTCCATTTACttcacttgcacacacactgaaaactaGAAACTAAATGTTAAAAGTATCTAGagtgtatgaaaaaaaaaaaaaccatagcagaaaacagaatagaaaatgaaaaaaaaaaaaaggggaaacccacacacatgaacaaaaggTTGCAGACTTCATGGTTGAACCGTCTGGGAACCAAAGAAGAGTCACTGTCGCCCTTTGAGACATCTGAATAAGAGTTTCCGCTGAGAAACATGAAAAGTGTGGAGCCTGAAAGGGGAACACCGAGTCTACCAGAAGCATTATTCCATTATTTCAATTTCACACATTGTACACAGCAGAATTTAAGGCATTATTGACAAGCATCATCAAAActatacacaaaaaaaatgagaaaagaaaatacgtctatctacagaaacacacaaccgGTGATTTCTCCATGATTTtgtgtgcttttcattttgaaaatctTCAATTTGTCAACGTTTTTCAGtttcaaaaacactgaaggaGGGCGTTTAGTGCAATTACAGACAGCGACAGACTACCAGAGATGTAAAGAAGATTCCCTGGACATCTTTGTAGAAGTCGAGCACACGCTGCTCGAAGCAGAGGGCTCATGGCTGCACACCATGGTTTTGCGGTGAGAATTATCAGGAGGTAAAGTCACAGGAGGCACTGCTTTGCACCGTTTGAATCCCATTCAATGCATCTTGACCTAGTAATACGATGTTGAAGTGGCTTGGCAGTTGTACCAAAATAACGCTGAATACACACGAACATCTGAGGGACACTCGTCTCGAGTGATTTGGCTCCGACTGTGTAGCATCATAAGAAGACAATGAAGACTGCGATGCGTCAGTGTGAGGAACTGAGGAAGATGGGGACCAATGAATAGAGGAAAAAAGCTAAATACTGGTTTATATTCCTATTTAAGAAAAGTCAGTTAAAGTAAAAATCCTATAACCAGACATTAGCGGGAAATGACTGCATGTGGCAACCTGCCC contains these protein-coding regions:
- the znf821 gene encoding zinc finger protein 821 isoform X3; the protein is MSTNRTPCRLQGAGVKEESEDGTDHISTFVCPLCPLDFSSPEKLISHVYQHTAMMSNTKSYVCPVCGRALSSPGSLGRHLLIHSEDRLSNCAVCGARFTDIDNFNREKLKDVLETNRMDVSGGRDCSMSPSLSSSPMDSPGSGTRSCHGPGPSPSSCQGPRPCQAPDPNPNLCQAHRTCQGQGHISSQCQGPRSCHGLGSGSCSGPGQCTGSDQGPAFPSLPDSLLSEGPSLASIPDALNSSSSGLPPIPDIMSPMPVYPAGVLLVCNSCVAYQQLVEAQSPMRKWALRRKNEPVEAREQRLERERTAKKNKRACETDEEKEMRRLRDREAKRMQRMQESEDQRSRRLQRDREAMRLKRANETPDKRQARLIREREAKRIKRRLEKIDPALRTQIEHDPAAMAALTADMSLFQFPCPMPVPSIDNGLFMKLP
- the znf821 gene encoding zinc finger protein 821 isoform X2, with product MGPFHTSGITGIQHTINMDGRDEFTEDSECCSNNSREVQGQDSITEDSDSDLDNHGEDSSSNTSADDHMSTNRTPCRLQGAGVKEESEDGTDHISTFVCPLCPLDFSSPEKLISHVYQHTAMMSNTKSYVCPVCGRALSSPGSLGRHLLIHSEDRLSNCAVCGARFTDIDNFNREKLKDVLETNRMDVSGGRDCSMSPSLSSSPMDSPGSGTRSCHGPGPSPSSCQGPRPCQAPDPNPNLCQAHRTCQGQGHISSQCQGPRSCHGLGSGSCSGPGQCTGSDQGPAFPSLPDSLLSEGPSLASIPDALNSSSSGLPPIPDIMSPMPVYPAGVLLVCNSCVAYQQLVEAQSPMRKWALRRKNEPVEAREQRLERERTAKKNKRACETDEEKEMRRLRDREAKRMQRMQESEDQRSRRLQRDREAMRLKRANETPDKRQARLIREREAKRIKRRLEKIDPALRTQIEHDPAAMAALTADMSLFQFPCPMPVPSIDNGLFMKLP
- the znf821 gene encoding zinc finger protein 821 isoform X1, whose amino-acid sequence is MSRRKQTNPFKVDWPFHTSGITGIQHTINMDGRDEFTEDSECCSNNSREVQGQDSITEDSDSDLDNHGEDSSSNTSADDHMSTNRTPCRLQGAGVKEESEDGTDHISTFVCPLCPLDFSSPEKLISHVYQHTAMMSNTKSYVCPVCGRALSSPGSLGRHLLIHSEDRLSNCAVCGARFTDIDNFNREKLKDVLETNRMDVSGGRDCSMSPSLSSSPMDSPGSGTRSCHGPGPSPSSCQGPRPCQAPDPNPNLCQAHRTCQGQGHISSQCQGPRSCHGLGSGSCSGPGQCTGSDQGPAFPSLPDSLLSEGPSLASIPDALNSSSSGLPPIPDIMSPMPVYPAGVLLVCNSCVAYQQLVEAQSPMRKWALRRKNEPVEAREQRLERERTAKKNKRACETDEEKEMRRLRDREAKRMQRMQESEDQRSRRLQRDREAMRLKRANETPDKRQARLIREREAKRIKRRLEKIDPALRTQIEHDPAAMAALTADMSLFQFPCPMPVPSIDNGLFMKLP